The following are encoded in a window of Fluviibacter phosphoraccumulans genomic DNA:
- the mreC gene encoding rod shape-determining protein MreC, with protein sequence MSGLEQQPPPLFKQGPAPLALLILYVCTSISLLVLDDRFRYLEPVRLFLTQATAPLKQIVQWPVIALTQVDEYAVTLDQVRHDNAALRQARLVDAEQAQRLEILEAENQYLRKLLETKRMLGARVQPATILYSARDPFNRRVILDRGADQGVIEGQPVVDDQGVVGQVTRVAPDYAEVTLLTDRNQSIPAQVVRNGLRTVVFGTGDGRLEMRYMSSNADVQVGDWVVTSGIDGVYPRGLRVGKVESLESDPNGIFSKFILTPAAGMGRYGEVLLLEPITLPTDRPASLDRPADQATGATMSKKKRKAQ encoded by the coding sequence ATGTCGGGACTGGAACAACAACCGCCGCCACTCTTCAAGCAAGGGCCAGCACCGCTGGCCCTGTTGATTCTGTACGTCTGTACGTCGATCTCCCTGCTGGTGCTGGATGACCGATTCCGCTATCTGGAGCCGGTACGTCTGTTCTTGACCCAAGCCACCGCACCGCTTAAACAAATCGTGCAGTGGCCGGTGATTGCGCTGACCCAGGTGGATGAGTATGCCGTGACTCTGGATCAGGTCCGTCACGACAATGCAGCGTTGCGTCAGGCGCGTCTGGTAGATGCCGAGCAGGCGCAACGTCTGGAGATTCTCGAAGCCGAAAACCAGTACTTGCGTAAGTTGCTGGAAACCAAACGAATGCTGGGTGCACGCGTGCAGCCGGCGACGATTCTTTATAGTGCGCGTGATCCGTTTAACCGTCGTGTAATTCTGGATCGGGGTGCGGATCAGGGTGTGATTGAAGGCCAGCCGGTGGTTGATGATCAGGGTGTCGTTGGCCAGGTGACGCGGGTGGCGCCGGACTACGCGGAAGTGACGCTGCTGACGGATCGAAACCAATCGATTCCGGCGCAGGTCGTGCGCAACGGTTTGCGTACAGTCGTCTTTGGTACGGGCGATGGCCGCCTGGAGATGCGTTATATGTCCTCAAATGCTGATGTGCAGGTGGGCGACTGGGTTGTCACCTCTGGCATTGATGGGGTGTATCCACGTGGGCTGCGGGTCGGCAAAGTGGAAAGCCTGGAAAGCGATCCGAATGGCATCTTCTCTAAATTTATTCTGACGCCGGCGGCCGGCATGGGCCGTTATGGTGAAGTTTTGCTACTGGAACCGATCACCTTGCCGACGGATCGGCCTGCATCCTTAGATCGTCCTGCAGATCAGGCAACGGGTGCCACGATGTCCAAGAAAAAGCGTAAGGCGCAGTAA
- a CDS encoding YbeD family protein: MTHAADLPKEPVGSGAETLLEFPCAFPLKIMGLAQNDLAQEVLAVVHRFAPDYDGKEMEMRASSSGKYVSLTCTINAQSKEQLDNLYRALTSHPLVKVVL, translated from the coding sequence ATGACGCACGCCGCTGATTTGCCTAAAGAGCCCGTTGGGAGTGGTGCTGAAACACTGCTCGAGTTTCCCTGCGCATTCCCGCTCAAGATCATGGGGCTCGCCCAGAATGACCTGGCGCAGGAAGTGCTGGCGGTCGTGCATCGTTTTGCACCGGACTACGATGGCAAAGAGATGGAGATGCGCGCCTCGAGTTCGGGCAAGTACGTTAGCTTGACCTGCACCATCAATGCCCAATCCAAAGAGCAGCTCGATAATCTTTACCGTGCGCTGACCAGCCATCCGCTCGTTAAGGTGGTGCTCTAA
- the mreD gene encoding rod shape-determining protein MreD, producing the protein MQIDFQSSRLLRPARPGFIRLTLVLAFFLNLLPTSFWPWFPDWVALVIVFWSVRSPLVVGTGTAFVLGILMDVVDGSLMGQHALAYVLMSYASRVMAHRILWLPLKQQLMNILPIIFIGACLQVLVRWFAGDELASVWYFLQPMVTALLWAPATYLLMLPQFLSNDRDYERPI; encoded by the coding sequence ATGCAGATTGATTTTCAGTCATCCCGCCTGCTACGCCCTGCCCGTCCCGGATTTATCCGCCTGACCTTGGTGCTCGCATTTTTTCTGAATTTGCTGCCGACCTCTTTCTGGCCGTGGTTTCCGGATTGGGTTGCGTTGGTCATTGTGTTTTGGTCCGTGCGTTCACCGCTGGTGGTCGGCACAGGTACGGCGTTTGTGCTCGGCATTCTGATGGATGTCGTGGATGGCAGTCTGATGGGGCAGCATGCGTTGGCCTATGTATTGATGTCTTACGCCAGTCGCGTGATGGCGCATCGCATTCTCTGGTTGCCGTTAAAGCAGCAGCTGATGAATATTTTGCCGATTATTTTTATCGGCGCCTGTCTGCAGGTGTTGGTGCGCTGGTTTGCAGGCGATGAGCTAGCCAGCGTGTGGTACTTCCTGCAGCCTATGGTGACGGCGCTGCTTTGGGCGCCTGCCACATACCTCCTCATGCTGCCGCAGTTCCTGTCGAACGACCGGGACTACGAGCGCCCGATTTAA
- the rodA gene encoding rod shape-determining protein RodA, whose product MSRSINWRGMVQPWTEHIDFPLFRITVLLMAVGLLTVFSATWSGQERMPSQLLNMAAAVGLMFVVARIPPQRLMQLAWPMYLFGLVLLVLVMLFGIKVNGAKRWLSLGFTRIQPSEIMKIAMPLAMAWYFHHFENRRWFSKYLGALLILLIPSALIAKQPDLGTAILVFSAGFYVIFLAGLSWWVIGGLTGAAVAVAPFAWNFLHDYQQKRILTLIDPTSDPLGSGYHIIQSTIAIGSGGVIGKGYMSGTQAQLEFIPEKHTDFIFAVFAEEWGMLGNVILVILYGFLIERGLRISLRASTTFNRLLAGSITMGFFTYAFVNMGMVSGILPVVGVPLPFISYGGTALVTLCTGLGILMSIETHRSNR is encoded by the coding sequence ATGAGTCGTTCGATCAATTGGCGGGGTATGGTTCAGCCCTGGACTGAGCACATCGACTTCCCGTTGTTTCGGATTACCGTGCTGCTGATGGCCGTTGGTTTGTTGACGGTGTTTTCGGCAACGTGGTCTGGGCAGGAGCGGATGCCTTCCCAGCTGCTGAACATGGCGGCTGCGGTGGGCCTGATGTTTGTTGTGGCGCGTATTCCGCCGCAACGCTTGATGCAGTTGGCCTGGCCGATGTATCTGTTTGGCTTGGTGCTGCTGGTGCTGGTCATGTTGTTTGGGATTAAGGTGAATGGTGCCAAGCGCTGGTTGTCGTTAGGGTTCACGCGGATTCAACCTTCCGAGATTATGAAGATTGCCATGCCCTTGGCGATGGCTTGGTATTTCCATCATTTTGAAAACCGTCGGTGGTTTTCAAAATACTTGGGTGCGTTACTGATCCTGTTAATTCCTTCCGCCCTGATTGCCAAACAGCCGGATCTGGGTACGGCCATTCTGGTTTTTTCGGCAGGCTTCTACGTCATCTTTTTGGCCGGGCTTTCCTGGTGGGTGATTGGCGGTTTGACCGGTGCCGCGGTGGCCGTTGCGCCCTTTGCCTGGAATTTTCTGCATGACTACCAGCAGAAACGAATTCTGACCTTGATTGATCCGACCAGTGACCCGCTGGGCTCGGGATATCACATCATTCAGTCAACGATTGCGATTGGCTCGGGCGGCGTGATTGGTAAAGGCTACATGAGCGGTACGCAGGCACAGCTCGAATTCATCCCGGAAAAGCACACTGATTTTATTTTTGCCGTATTTGCCGAAGAATGGGGCATGCTCGGTAACGTGATTCTGGTCATTCTTTACGGGTTCCTGATTGAGCGGGGTCTGCGCATTTCTTTGCGCGCTAGCACGACCTTTAATCGGTTGCTTGCCGGTTCGATCACCATGGGCTTTTTTACCTATGCCTTTGTGAATATGGGCATGGTGTCGGGCATTCTGCCGGTGGTCGGTGTGCCCCTGCCCTTTATCAGCTATGGCGGCACGGCACTGGTGACCCTATGCACAGGGCTTGGCATTCTCATGAGTATTGAAACGCACCGGAGTAATCGTTGA
- a CDS encoding septal ring lytic transglycosylase RlpA family protein, with protein sequence MKRYCPSLISLALILLVVQLNGCSSTPSRSKPMASAPGSGGYVMKPYPRKGGGFYKDDGLPAQIPENIDQIPNATPRLEPLRNAANKPYTVLGMSFTPMTRLQPFSQQGIGSWYGTKFNGLKTSNGDTYDMFAMTAAHPTLPLPCYVRVTNTQNNRSVIVRVNDRGPFHNGRIIDLSFTAAYKLGYVDQGSSPVRVELIMPDASAVTYAELSKDALAANDAKIDDKTRYGEEVPKPGTYVQMGAFQNGFNAQVLRNHLLRELDWMTPAQVHVYAEPPWHRVQVGPFATRVQAETVQVKIRDALGGQPHIAVRQ encoded by the coding sequence ATGAAACGTTATTGCCCCTCGCTGATTTCATTGGCGTTGATACTGCTGGTTGTGCAGTTGAATGGTTGCTCAAGTACGCCCAGTCGCAGCAAACCGATGGCCAGCGCACCTGGTTCAGGTGGCTATGTGATGAAACCCTATCCGCGCAAAGGGGGTGGGTTCTACAAGGACGATGGCCTACCGGCACAGATTCCGGAAAACATTGATCAGATTCCCAATGCCACGCCGCGTCTGGAACCATTGCGTAATGCGGCGAATAAACCCTATACGGTGCTTGGCATGAGTTTTACGCCGATGACCCGTTTGCAGCCCTTTAGTCAGCAAGGCATCGGCAGCTGGTATGGCACCAAGTTCAACGGGCTTAAAACCTCGAATGGCGATACCTACGATATGTTTGCCATGACAGCGGCGCACCCGACACTGCCCCTGCCTTGCTATGTGCGGGTGACCAATACGCAGAACAACCGTAGCGTCATCGTGCGGGTTAATGACCGAGGGCCATTTCACAACGGCCGCATCATTGATCTGTCGTTTACCGCGGCTTATAAGCTGGGTTATGTGGATCAGGGCAGTAGCCCGGTGCGTGTCGAGCTGATTATGCCGGATGCGAGTGCTGTGACATATGCCGAACTGAGCAAGGATGCCTTGGCAGCCAATGACGCGAAGATCGATGACAAGACCCGCTACGGTGAAGAAGTGCCGAAGCCTGGCACCTACGTGCAGATGGGGGCTTTTCAGAATGGCTTCAATGCCCAGGTGCTGCGTAACCATTTGCTGCGTGAGTTGGACTGGATGACGCCAGCGCAAGTGCATGTGTATGCTGAACCGCCGTGGCATCGTGTTCAAGTCGGACCGTTTGCAACACGCGTTCAAGCCGAAACCGTTCAAGTGAAAATTCGCGATGCGCTGGGTGGCCAGCCGCATATTGCTGTTCGCCAATAA
- the mrdA gene encoding penicillin-binding protein 2: protein MAHFEDRDTSQKFQGRLSTASVVMLIAFFILVLRFFWLGVVQNGYYTTRAEDNRLTLVPVVPNRGLIFDRNGVLMATNTSAYTLEIVPGRAGPIDETIENLSKVVTIEGKDKRRFKQLLREAKTFESIPIRSRLTEEEVARFAAQRYRFPGVEVRARLFRSYPLGETAAHALGYMGRINNKDLERIDEEGQAANYRGTDHIGKSGLEQRYEFEMHGVSGFESVEVDAGGRGIRVLSRTPPVSGNNLNLTIDAKLQQVAETAFGKRRGALVAIDPANGEILALVSMPTYDPNLFVDGIRSDDWDTLNTDINKPLLNRAIYGTYPPGSTFKPFMALGALATGKRTPQQAISDPGYFNFGNHTFRDDKKGGHGMVNMYSSIVHSCDTYYYTLANDWGIDGIAGFMGQLGLGSKTGIDIDGESRGILPSQEWKQRRFKRPEQQKWYAGETISIGIGQGYNSYTMMQLAQATAILANNGVGYKPHLVRSITDARSGGVREIPLEKTHEVALKPEHVEVIKNAMIGVNKEGTGTKAFAGAKYVAAGKTGTAQVFSLNGGTYSHGGTKEFLRDHALFIAFAPADKPKIALAVIVENAGFGATSAAPITRQVFDYYLQGIVPKGPAPDEPGEPAPEQRDMANLVDHQDDDYDAQRALNAPTPGPFVRMPSTANPALPVRKKP from the coding sequence ATGGCGCATTTCGAAGATCGCGACACCAGCCAGAAGTTTCAGGGTCGGCTGAGTACGGCATCAGTCGTTATGTTGATTGCGTTTTTTATTCTCGTGCTGCGCTTCTTCTGGCTGGGCGTAGTGCAGAACGGGTACTACACCACGCGCGCTGAAGACAACCGTTTGACCTTGGTGCCGGTGGTGCCGAATCGCGGGCTGATCTTTGATCGGAACGGTGTGTTGATGGCCACCAACACATCAGCCTACACACTGGAAATCGTGCCTGGTCGGGCCGGCCCGATTGATGAAACGATTGAGAACCTCTCGAAGGTTGTCACGATCGAAGGCAAAGACAAGCGTCGTTTCAAACAGTTGTTACGCGAAGCCAAAACTTTCGAGTCGATCCCCATCCGTTCGCGCCTGACGGAAGAAGAAGTCGCCCGCTTTGCGGCACAGCGTTACCGTTTTCCAGGGGTCGAAGTGCGGGCGCGCCTCTTCCGTAGCTATCCCCTCGGTGAGACAGCGGCGCATGCCCTGGGCTATATGGGGCGCATCAACAACAAGGATCTGGAACGCATTGACGAAGAGGGCCAGGCCGCCAATTACCGGGGGACGGATCATATCGGTAAGTCGGGGCTGGAACAGCGTTATGAATTTGAGATGCACGGTGTCAGTGGGTTCGAGAGTGTTGAGGTCGATGCAGGGGGGCGGGGTATTCGTGTGTTGTCTCGTACGCCGCCCGTGTCGGGCAATAACCTCAATCTGACGATTGACGCCAAGTTGCAGCAAGTGGCTGAAACCGCTTTTGGTAAGCGACGTGGCGCATTAGTCGCCATTGATCCGGCCAATGGTGAAATTCTGGCGCTGGTGTCGATGCCGACCTACGATCCGAATCTGTTTGTGGATGGTATTCGTAGCGACGATTGGGATACGCTGAACACGGACATTAACAAACCGCTGCTCAATCGGGCGATTTATGGCACCTACCCGCCGGGCTCGACCTTTAAGCCTTTTATGGCCTTAGGGGCGCTCGCGACAGGCAAACGCACACCGCAACAAGCAATTAGCGATCCGGGCTATTTCAATTTTGGTAACCATACTTTCCGCGATGATAAAAAAGGCGGCCACGGTATGGTGAACATGTATAGCTCCATCGTGCACTCTTGCGATACCTATTACTACACCCTGGCCAACGACTGGGGGATCGACGGCATTGCCGGCTTTATGGGGCAGTTGGGTCTGGGTAGCAAGACCGGCATTGATATCGATGGGGAATCGCGGGGAATTTTGCCGTCGCAGGAGTGGAAGCAGCGACGCTTTAAGCGACCGGAGCAGCAGAAGTGGTACGCGGGCGAGACGATCTCGATCGGCATTGGCCAGGGCTACAATTCGTACACGATGATGCAGCTGGCGCAGGCCACCGCCATTCTGGCGAATAACGGGGTCGGTTACAAACCGCATTTGGTACGCAGCATTACCGATGCCCGTTCTGGCGGCGTGCGGGAGATCCCGCTCGAAAAAACGCATGAAGTCGCATTGAAGCCGGAGCATGTCGAAGTTATTAAAAATGCCATGATTGGTGTTAACAAAGAAGGCACCGGGACAAAAGCCTTTGCGGGTGCCAAGTATGTGGCGGCGGGTAAGACCGGCACGGCACAGGTGTTCAGCCTGAATGGGGGGACTTACTCGCACGGTGGGACCAAAGAGTTTTTGCGCGATCACGCGCTGTTTATTGCCTTCGCGCCAGCGGACAAACCGAAGATTGCTTTGGCGGTCATTGTCGAAAATGCTGGCTTTGGTGCCACGTCAGCGGCACCGATTACCCGTCAGGTGTTTGACTATTACCTGCAAGGCATTGTGCCCAAGGGCCCTGCGCCGGATGAGCCGGGTGAGCCTGCACCTGAACAACGGGATATGGCCAATCTCGTCGATCACCAAGATGATGACTACGATGCCCAGCGGGCGCTGAATGCGCCGACACCCGGCCCATTTGTGCGTATGCCCAGTACGGCTAACCCGGCGTTGCCGGTCAGGAAGAAGCCATGA